From the Leptolyngbya sp. O-77 genome, one window contains:
- a CDS encoding polysaccharide pyruvyl transferase family protein: MQQRDVSHESNRDSSVSEFTFAKPELIQEESADGLDQAPQVIGQGSEIRPGLQSIQDFWRSLQTGSLANAVLRYFDRHLYPQLSIADRVEKVDAASSPAPADVQADVQTEAEQASRQMLHAADSDQPKASSGFRAKVVQTFGRLPRLQANAPVPLCWAATTLRQPYANLGDALSPVIVSALSGLPIVHQRFDSASERLASVGTIGHGLKNGSVHLWGTGIDGKRHPYHRHLTYYERPENTEFTIHALRGPFSARVFEKQGIPVTDAYGDPVMLLPKIMSPAAEKTHELGIVVHISELRELKDGAAVRNDLGRYYIPEDLRDAVKIITTLTDANLTALEDRVREMTACKRILSTSLHGLVIAETYGIPCAYFRPFGRGPLQVDLMDEQVFLDHRVRDYYAGMGLKTLQIFCRERKRPTNWERAIAAIDRIWQPVEWSPQRLLEAFPLPLAVNPMEVETLGDRALLERIRL, from the coding sequence ATGCAGCAAAGAGACGTTTCTCACGAGTCCAATCGCGACTCTTCTGTTTCAGAATTCACATTCGCCAAGCCAGAGCTAATCCAAGAAGAGTCTGCTGACGGGTTGGATCAAGCACCACAGGTCATTGGGCAAGGTTCAGAGATTAGGCCCGGATTGCAGTCTATTCAGGATTTTTGGCGATCGCTCCAGACGGGTAGCTTGGCAAACGCCGTGCTGCGCTATTTCGATCGCCATTTATACCCCCAACTTTCGATTGCTGACCGGGTTGAAAAAGTGGACGCGGCATCTTCGCCTGCCCCTGCTGATGTGCAAGCTGATGTCCAAACGGAGGCTGAGCAGGCCTCCCGCCAGATGCTCCACGCTGCCGATTCGGATCAGCCCAAAGCCTCCAGTGGGTTCCGCGCTAAAGTAGTGCAAACCTTTGGGCGATTGCCCCGCTTGCAGGCCAATGCTCCTGTGCCCCTGTGCTGGGCCGCGACGACGCTGCGGCAGCCCTACGCAAATCTGGGCGATGCGCTCAGCCCGGTGATCGTCAGTGCGCTATCGGGCTTGCCGATTGTGCATCAGCGGTTCGACTCGGCTTCCGAGCGTCTGGCCAGCGTGGGCACGATTGGGCACGGGCTAAAGAACGGTTCGGTTCACCTCTGGGGCACGGGCATCGACGGCAAGCGGCATCCTTACCACCGCCACCTGACGTACTATGAGCGGCCGGAAAATACAGAATTTACGATTCACGCGCTGCGCGGCCCCTTTAGCGCCAGAGTGTTTGAAAAGCAGGGCATTCCAGTGACCGATGCCTACGGCGACCCGGTGATGCTGTTGCCCAAGATCATGTCTCCTGCCGCCGAAAAGACCCACGAACTGGGCATCGTGGTACATATTTCTGAACTGCGCGAGCTGAAAGACGGGGCTGCGGTGCGAAACGATCTGGGGCGCTACTACATTCCCGAAGACCTGCGCGATGCGGTGAAAATCATCACCACGCTCACCGATGCCAACCTGACGGCGCTGGAAGACCGCGTGCGGGAAATGACCGCCTGCAAGCGCATCCTCAGCACTAGCCTGCATGGATTGGTGATTGCTGAAACCTATGGCATTCCTTGCGCCTACTTTCGCCCGTTTGGGCGGGGCCCGCTCCAGGTGGATTTGATGGACGAGCAGGTGTTTCTCGACCATCGCGTGCGCGACTACTACGCAGGCATGGGGCTAAAGACGCTGCAAATCTTTTGCCGCGAACGCAAGCGCCCGACCAACTGGGAACGGGCGATCGCCGCGATTGACCGCATCTGGCAGCCCGTCGAGTGGTCGCCCCAGCGCTTGCTGGAGGCCTTTCCCCTGCCCCTGGCGGTGAATCCAATGGAGGTCGAAACGTTGGGCGATCGCGCTTTGCTAGAGCGCATCCGATTGTAA
- the ilvB gene encoding biosynthetic-type acetolactate synthase large subunit: MLWYVWPRARPNLVTGIATAQMDSIPLVVVTGQVSRSAIGTDAFQETDIFGITLPIVKHSYVVRDPKDMARIVAEAFYIARSGRPGPVLIDVPKDVGLEAFDYLPVEPGSVKLPGYRPTVRGNPNQVLKALKLIREAKQPLLYVGGGAITADAHAEVHALAERFRLPVTTTLMGKGAFDEHHPLSVGMLGMHGTAYANYAVSECDLLIAVGARFDDRVTGKLDEFASRAKVIHIDVDPAEVGKNRAPEVPIVGDVRHVLTDLLRRDVESSVAPNPHQTREWLARIDRWKRDYPLVVPQYPDMLSPQEVIVEVGRQAPDAYYTTDVGQHQMWAAQFLKTGPRKWISSAGLGTMGFGMPAAMGVKMALPEEQVICISGDASIQMNIQELGTLAQYGIAAKTVIINNGWQGMVRQWQETFYEERYSSSEMKPSMPDFVKLAEAYGVKGMVVHSREELAGAIAEMLAHPGPVLMDVQVNRNENCYPMVAPGKSNSQMIGLPERPKAEPEQALVVCNRCGTENQPDNNFCPNCGTKL; this comes from the coding sequence GTGCTTTGGTACGTCTGGCCCCGGGCGCGACCCAACCTGGTCACGGGCATTGCCACGGCGCAGATGGACTCGATTCCGCTGGTGGTGGTGACGGGGCAAGTCTCTCGCAGCGCGATCGGCACAGATGCCTTCCAGGAAACCGACATCTTTGGCATTACGCTGCCGATCGTGAAGCATTCCTACGTCGTGCGCGATCCCAAAGATATGGCGCGGATCGTGGCAGAAGCCTTCTACATTGCCCGCTCTGGTCGTCCCGGTCCGGTGCTGATTGACGTGCCCAAGGATGTGGGGCTAGAAGCATTTGACTATCTGCCCGTTGAGCCAGGAAGCGTGAAACTGCCGGGCTATCGCCCCACTGTGCGCGGCAATCCAAACCAGGTTCTCAAGGCGCTGAAGCTGATTCGCGAGGCGAAGCAGCCGCTCCTTTATGTCGGCGGCGGCGCGATTACGGCAGATGCCCATGCGGAGGTTCATGCGTTGGCGGAGCGGTTCCGGTTGCCCGTCACGACGACGCTAATGGGCAAGGGCGCGTTCGACGAGCATCATCCGCTGTCGGTGGGGATGCTGGGAATGCACGGCACGGCCTACGCGAACTACGCCGTCAGCGAGTGTGACCTGCTGATTGCCGTGGGGGCCCGCTTTGACGACCGAGTGACGGGCAAGTTGGATGAGTTTGCCTCTCGCGCCAAGGTCATTCACATCGACGTAGACCCAGCAGAAGTCGGCAAGAATCGTGCGCCAGAGGTTCCTATTGTGGGTGATGTGCGCCATGTGCTGACGGATTTGCTGCGGCGTGATGTGGAAAGCAGCGTTGCTCCTAACCCACACCAGACGCGGGAGTGGCTGGCCCGCATTGACCGCTGGAAACGCGACTATCCGCTGGTAGTGCCCCAGTATCCAGATATGCTGTCGCCTCAGGAGGTGATTGTAGAAGTGGGTCGGCAAGCGCCCGATGCCTACTACACGACTGATGTGGGTCAGCACCAAATGTGGGCGGCGCAGTTCCTCAAGACGGGGCCGCGCAAGTGGATCTCTAGCGCAGGGCTGGGCACGATGGGCTTTGGAATGCCTGCGGCGATGGGCGTGAAAATGGCTTTGCCAGAGGAGCAGGTAATCTGCATCAGCGGTGATGCCAGCATCCAGATGAATATTCAGGAGCTAGGCACGCTGGCACAGTATGGCATTGCTGCCAAGACGGTAATTATCAACAACGGTTGGCAGGGCATGGTGCGCCAGTGGCAGGAAACCTTCTACGAGGAGCGCTACTCTTCTTCGGAAATGAAGCCGAGTATGCCGGATTTTGTGAAGCTGGCTGAGGCCTATGGTGTGAAAGGGATGGTGGTTCACAGTCGTGAGGAACTGGCAGGGGCGATCGCCGAAATGCTTGCCCATCCTGGCCCGGTGCTGATGGATGTGCAGGTGAATCGCAACGAGAACTGTTACCCAATGGTGGCCCCCGGCAAGAGCAACTCGCAGATGATCGGTCTGCCGGAACGCCCCAAGGCAGAGCCAGAGCAGGCGCTTGTAGTCTGCAATCGCTGCGGCACAGAGAACCAGCCAGACAATAATTTCTGTCCAAATTGCGGTACGAAGCTCTAA
- a CDS encoding thiamine pyrophosphate-binding protein has translation MRELLPDPSKVASAARVSAPPLAAPIRATGAYALMDSLVRHGVQHIFGYPGGAILPIYDELYRFEQTGALRHILVRHEQGASHAADAYARATGKVGVCFGTSGPGRDPTWSRALPRRRWTRFRWWW, from the coding sequence ATGCGAGAACTTCTGCCCGATCCGTCCAAGGTCGCTTCCGCCGCTCGTGTTTCTGCACCCCCCCTTGCTGCGCCCATTCGGGCCACTGGTGCCTACGCTCTGATGGACAGCCTGGTACGGCACGGGGTTCAGCATATTTTTGGCTATCCCGGCGGCGCGATTCTGCCGATTTATGACGAACTGTACCGCTTTGAGCAGACGGGCGCACTCCGCCATATTCTGGTGCGCCATGAGCAGGGTGCGTCCCATGCCGCTGATGCCTATGCTCGCGCTACAGGGAAAGTCGGCGTGTGCTTTGGTACGTCTGGCCCCGGGCGCGACCCAACCTGGTCACGGGCATTGCCACGGCGCAGATGGACTCGATTCCGCTGGTGGTGGTGA
- a CDS encoding protein adenylyltransferase SelO family protein, with amino-acid sequence MKARLARHNPILVIIRSEIEAVWGAIAELDDWEPFNTLLRRIRSSVEPPLP; translated from the coding sequence GTGAAGGCGCGACTGGCGCGGCACAACCCGATTTTGGTGATTATCCGTTCAGAAATTGAAGCCGTGTGGGGGGCGATCGCCGAATTGGACGATTGGGAGCCATTCAACACGCTTCTTCGGCGTATTCGCTCCTCTGTTGAGCCGCCCCTGCCATAA
- a CDS encoding protein adenylyltransferase SelO, with product MTNPVDTAENTSDNPSENPLLTLDFEPAFESLGEDYADPVDAAQFPQHLLRFRNDDLLETLGLHSDEVADEHFIQAFGKFAGRFPLLAMRYHGYQFGYYNPDLGDGRGFLYGQVRGVDGNLYDLGTKGSGTTPYSRGGDGRLTLKGGVREVLAAEMLHVMGVRTSRCLSLIETGEALWRGDEPSPTRSSVMVRMQRSHIRFGTFERLHYLERPDLIRKLLDHVIDTYYAHLNQEPDRDARFYAELVQRVAELAAQWMAAGFCHAVLNTDNMAITGESFDYGPYAFIERFDPRFTAAYFDQMGRYAYANQPGICKLNLELLQEPLKQVMDAADLEAGLAMFETHYIAAYSQLMLQKLGFDELPTEIGHELIGRDDPVFCRQLRLAITTFFGRCGSSFSPSWRADAALIFTDSVSSNADALESTFKGVATRLSPGR from the coding sequence ATGACTAATCCTGTAGACACTGCTGAAAACACGTCCGACAATCCGTCAGAAAACCCGCTATTAACCCTCGACTTTGAGCCTGCGTTTGAATCTCTTGGCGAAGACTATGCCGATCCCGTGGATGCAGCCCAATTTCCCCAGCATCTTCTCCGGTTTCGCAATGATGACTTACTTGAAACCCTAGGGCTTCATTCGGATGAGGTCGCAGATGAGCATTTTATCCAAGCGTTCGGCAAATTTGCAGGACGCTTTCCGCTGCTGGCGATGCGCTATCACGGCTACCAGTTCGGCTATTACAATCCTGATCTGGGTGACGGGCGCGGCTTTTTATACGGACAGGTGCGCGGCGTAGACGGCAACCTGTACGACCTGGGAACCAAGGGATCGGGCACTACGCCCTATTCTCGCGGCGGCGATGGGCGGCTGACGCTGAAGGGCGGCGTGCGCGAGGTGCTGGCGGCGGAGATGCTGCACGTCATGGGCGTGCGAACGTCGCGCTGCCTCAGCTTGATTGAAACTGGGGAGGCTCTGTGGCGGGGCGATGAGCCATCCCCAACCCGCTCGTCGGTGATGGTGCGAATGCAGCGATCGCACATTCGGTTTGGCACCTTCGAGCGGCTGCATTACCTCGAACGCCCTGACCTGATCCGCAAACTGCTCGATCACGTCATCGACACCTACTACGCACACCTGAACCAGGAGCCAGATCGGGATGCCCGCTTTTATGCCGAATTGGTGCAGCGCGTGGCAGAACTGGCGGCCCAGTGGATGGCGGCGGGCTTTTGCCATGCGGTGCTGAATACCGACAACATGGCCATCACGGGCGAAAGCTTTGACTATGGCCCCTACGCCTTCATCGAGCGGTTTGATCCCCGCTTTACCGCCGCCTATTTTGACCAGATGGGGCGCTACGCCTACGCCAACCAGCCAGGGATTTGCAAGCTGAATCTAGAACTGTTGCAGGAGCCGCTGAAACAGGTGATGGATGCAGCAGACTTGGAAGCAGGCTTGGCGATGTTTGAAACGCACTACATTGCGGCCTACAGCCAACTGATGCTGCAAAAGCTGGGGTTCGACGAGTTGCCCACCGAAATCGGGCATGAGCTAATCGGGCGGGACGATCCAGTTTTTTGCAGGCAACTAAGATTGGCTATCACGACTTTTTTCGGGCGCTGCGGGAGCAGTTTTTCACCCAGTTGGCGAGCAGATGCGGCGCTGATTTTTACTGACTCGGTGTCTAGCAATGCCGACGCGCTGGAAAGCACCTTCAAGGGCGTGGCGACTCGCCTATCACCGGGGCGCTGA
- a CDS encoding RNA recognition motif domain-containing protein: protein MSIYIGNLSYEATQEEITQVFAEYGTVKRVQLPTDRETGRPRGFGFVEMSTDAEEEAAIEALDGAEWMGRDLKVNKAKPREDRSSGGSWGGNRGGGGGNFSRRY, encoded by the coding sequence ATGTCCATTTACATCGGTAATCTGTCCTACGAGGCAACGCAGGAAGAAATTACCCAAGTTTTTGCTGAATACGGTACGGTAAAGCGCGTTCAGCTTCCCACCGATCGGGAAACCGGTCGCCCTCGTGGCTTCGGCTTCGTGGAAATGAGTACGGATGCGGAAGAAGAAGCGGCAATCGAAGCGCTGGATGGCGCAGAGTGGATGGGTCGCGATCTGAAGGTGAACAAGGCCAAGCCTCGCGAAGATCGCTCCTCTGGCGGTAGCTGGGGTGGCAACCGGGGCGGCGGCGGTGGCAACTTCTCTCGCCGCTACTAG
- the rpsU gene encoding 30S ribosomal protein S21 has translation MAQVVLGENEGIESALRRFKRKVSQAGIFPDMRKNRHFETPIEKRKRKALAKRKLRRKRF, from the coding sequence ATGGCCCAAGTTGTACTTGGAGAAAACGAAGGAATTGAATCGGCCCTCCGCCGCTTCAAGCGCAAGGTTTCTCAAGCAGGAATCTTTCCAGATATGCGGAAGAATCGCCATTTTGAAACGCCGATTGAAAAGCGGAAGCGCAAGGCGTTGGCAAAGCGGAAACTGCGCCGGAAGCGTTTCTAG
- a CDS encoding ParA family protein: MIIAIANQKGGVAKTTSTIALAGLLAEEGPCLAVDLDPQGNLSTGLGVDASSLPYTTYDVITAKVGITEAIAPTRFGLSLLATDISLVKAEKDLLSQPDRFYALKTALEPAKSQFEQILIDCPPSLGLLTLNALSAADWLLIPVQCQFFAIKGLEGLLETIDSVKSRLNPNLRVLGVLPTMAETNTVITQDVLKLLRSQLEGVRVFDPVPKSVRFPESNMAGEPIHVFTREWRVVQPYREVVRELLMLEEA, encoded by the coding sequence ATGATCATTGCGATCGCCAATCAGAAAGGCGGCGTTGCAAAAACCACGTCTACAATCGCGCTGGCGGGTCTGCTGGCGGAGGAAGGGCCGTGCCTTGCCGTAGATCTCGACCCACAGGGCAACTTGTCTACAGGACTGGGCGTAGATGCGTCGTCGCTTCCCTACACGACCTACGACGTGATTACCGCGAAGGTTGGCATTACTGAGGCGATCGCCCCGACTCGGTTTGGACTCAGCCTGCTGGCTACAGACATTTCCCTGGTCAAAGCAGAAAAAGATTTGCTTTCCCAGCCCGATCGGTTTTATGCGCTGAAAACGGCGCTGGAGCCTGCCAAGTCGCAGTTTGAACAGATTTTGATCGACTGTCCGCCCAGCCTGGGGCTGCTGACGCTGAATGCCCTGTCGGCGGCGGACTGGCTGCTGATTCCCGTGCAGTGTCAGTTTTTTGCCATTAAAGGGCTAGAGGGATTGCTGGAGACGATTGACTCAGTAAAGAGCCGCCTGAATCCGAATTTGCGGGTGCTGGGCGTGCTGCCGACGATGGCAGAAACAAACACGGTGATTACGCAGGACGTGCTGAAACTCTTGCGATCGCAGCTTGAGGGCGTGCGCGTATTTGACCCCGTGCCCAAGTCGGTGCGCTTCCCAGAGTCGAACATGGCAGGGGAACCGATTCATGTCTTTACCCGCGAGTGGCGCGTGGTGCAGCCCTACCGGGAGGTGGTGCGCGAGCTGCTGATGCTGGAGGAGGCGTAG
- a CDS encoding ABC transporter permease, whose translation MGVFGQAYEYALENWDALLNALQQHLWLVAVPLAVGLLLGLPLGLWSARSPAVSTVLINGFNALRVIPSLAILFLAIPYFGLSFQSAAIALTLLVMPPILISTDVAFRTIDPMIREAAHGMGMSPAQVLQQVEFPLALPVIIAGIKTALVEVIASATLAAFIGAGGLGTFIVRGFALYDSAILLVGAVPVALLALAAELGMSALQRSVQPPTS comes from the coding sequence GTGGGCGTGTTTGGGCAGGCGTATGAATATGCACTGGAAAACTGGGACGCGCTGCTGAATGCGTTGCAGCAGCATTTGTGGCTGGTGGCAGTGCCGCTGGCGGTGGGGCTGCTGCTGGGATTGCCGCTGGGGTTGTGGAGTGCGCGATCGCCTGCTGTCTCGACTGTCCTCATCAATGGCTTCAACGCGCTGCGGGTGATTCCCAGTTTGGCGATCTTGTTTCTGGCGATTCCCTATTTTGGGCTGAGCTTTCAATCGGCGGCGATCGCCCTGACGCTGCTCGTGATGCCGCCGATTTTGATCAGCACCGATGTCGCCTTTCGCACCATCGACCCGATGATCCGCGAAGCTGCCCACGGCATGGGCATGAGTCCGGCACAGGTGTTGCAGCAGGTAGAGTTTCCCCTGGCGCTGCCTGTGATTATTGCGGGAATTAAAACAGCGCTGGTGGAGGTAATTGCCAGCGCAACGCTGGCGGCGTTTATCGGCGCGGGCGGGCTGGGAACCTTTATTGTGCGCGGCTTTGCGCTATACGACAGCGCCATCTTGCTGGTGGGCGCAGTTCCCGTGGCGCTGCTGGCGTTGGCGGCGGAACTGGGCATGAGCGCCTTGCAGAGGTCGGTGCAGCCCCCCACAAGCTAA
- a CDS encoding TspO/MBR family protein, translated as MRRPDWLTFEKFIPVIWTTVFTCAAWSAYIIWEREPGTSKTWGLMVVYLLLEIVTLLYTPVMLSVRRIRVGLWLGAAGLVVAIALFVMLLPLSRPAAWLLLPYLIWSPIGTYTTWEMMQLNPEEA; from the coding sequence CTGCGGCGGCCCGACTGGCTCACGTTTGAGAAATTTATCCCCGTGATTTGGACGACGGTGTTTACCTGCGCCGCCTGGTCTGCCTACATTATCTGGGAGCGCGAACCGGGCACTTCCAAAACTTGGGGACTAATGGTGGTTTATTTGCTCCTGGAAATCGTGACCCTGCTTTATACGCCCGTAATGCTGAGTGTGCGGCGAATTCGCGTGGGGCTATGGCTGGGTGCGGCGGGGTTGGTGGTGGCGATCGCCCTCTTTGTCATGTTGCTGCCGCTGTCGCGGCCGGCGGCCTGGCTGCTGCTGCCGTATTTGATCTGGAGTCCCATCGGCACTTACACGACCTGGGAAATGATGCAGCTCAATCCTGAAGAAGCCTGA
- the cobS gene encoding adenosylcobinamide-GDP ribazoletransferase — protein sequence MRQIIRRVRVGIVEAAQTFAGAIAFYTCLPVPDWMHPAFPQVARMAPVVGLLIGALLGLVDASLNQLGMPVLTRSVVVVGLWVGVTGGLHLDGAMDTADGLAVLDPQRRLAVMADSRAGAFGVMAAIALLLLKTAALTDLAEPALPRLLLLTLAAGWGRWSQQVAIARYPYLKPTGKGAFHKAALPTLSHTLPSLLLLLVLSLYPALANPDLWRWSLILGLGSGAIALLLPAWFHRRLGGHTGDTYGAVVEWTEALVLVLCTLGRVIN from the coding sequence TTGAGGCAGATTATTCGGCGGGTTCGAGTCGGCATAGTAGAAGCCGCGCAAACGTTCGCAGGGGCGATCGCCTTCTACACCTGCCTGCCCGTGCCCGACTGGATGCATCCGGCTTTTCCGCAAGTCGCCCGCATGGCCCCCGTGGTTGGTCTGCTAATTGGGGCGCTGCTGGGGCTAGTGGATGCCAGTTTGAATCAGTTGGGAATGCCCGTGCTAACCCGCAGCGTAGTGGTGGTCGGGCTATGGGTGGGGGTGACGGGCGGGCTGCATCTGGATGGCGCGATGGATACCGCTGACGGGTTGGCCGTCCTAGACCCGCAGCGTCGCCTGGCGGTGATGGCTGATAGCCGTGCCGGGGCGTTTGGCGTGATGGCGGCGATCGCCCTCCTCCTGCTCAAAACTGCCGCCCTGACCGATCTGGCGGAACCCGCCCTGCCGCGCCTGCTGTTGCTCACGCTGGCGGCAGGCTGGGGCCGCTGGAGCCAGCAAGTGGCGATCGCCCGCTATCCTTATCTCAAGCCCACGGGAAAAGGCGCATTTCACAAAGCAGCCCTACCCACGCTTTCCCATACGTTGCCCAGCTTGCTACTGCTGCTCGTCCTCAGCCTCTATCCCGCCCTGGCAAATCCTGATCTGTGGCGCTGGAGCCTGATTTTAGGACTGGGCAGTGGGGCGATCGCCCTCCTGCTTCCCGCCTGGTTTCATCGCCGCCTAGGAGGACACACAGGCGACACCTACGGCGCAGTCGTGGAATGGACAGAGGCGCTGGTGCTGGTGTTGTGTACCCTAGGGCGTGTCATCAATTAA
- the tgt gene encoding tRNA guanosine(34) transglycosylase Tgt — protein MGSHFSYTCQARCCVTRARAGVFHTPHGVVETPRFMPVGTLANVKTVTPAQLRGTGAQMVLANTYHLHLQPGEDLVAEAGGLHRFMGWDGPMLTDSGGFQVFSLSEMRQISDEGVTFRSPRDGKMIQITPERSIQIQNALGADVIMAFDECPPHPATWDEVKQATDRTMRWLERCFAAHARSDQALFPIVQGGVYPDLRQEAAAAIARFDAFGYAIGGVSVGEPPELIEKIVQITAPLLPEDKPRYLMGVGTHKEMVRAIAAGVDLFDCVIPTRLARHGAALVQGDRWNLKNNRFRRDFTPLDDTCPCYTCQNFTRAYLSHLLHAREILAFTLISIHNITELVRFTQRIRDAILGDRFHTEFAEWLGQD, from the coding sequence TTGGGTAGTCATTTTTCGTATACGTGTCAGGCGCGATGCTGCGTCACAAGGGCGCGGGCAGGCGTGTTTCATACGCCCCACGGTGTGGTTGAAACACCCCGGTTTATGCCCGTGGGCACGCTGGCCAACGTGAAAACCGTCACGCCCGCCCAACTGAGGGGCACGGGCGCACAAATGGTGCTGGCAAACACCTACCACCTGCACTTGCAGCCGGGTGAAGACCTGGTGGCCGAGGCCGGCGGGCTGCATCGCTTCATGGGCTGGGATGGGCCAATGCTGACGGATTCGGGCGGGTTTCAGGTCTTCAGCCTGAGCGAGATGCGCCAAATTTCCGATGAAGGCGTGACCTTTCGATCGCCCCGCGACGGCAAAATGATTCAAATTACGCCAGAGCGGTCGATTCAGATTCAGAATGCGCTGGGGGCGGATGTGATTATGGCGTTTGACGAATGCCCGCCCCACCCGGCCACCTGGGACGAGGTGAAGCAGGCGACCGATCGCACGATGCGCTGGCTAGAGCGCTGTTTTGCTGCCCATGCCCGATCCGATCAGGCATTATTCCCGATTGTGCAGGGCGGTGTGTATCCTGACTTGCGGCAGGAGGCGGCGGCGGCGATCGCCCGGTTTGATGCCTTCGGCTATGCCATCGGCGGCGTGAGTGTTGGGGAGCCGCCGGAACTGATTGAGAAAATTGTGCAGATAACAGCACCGCTGCTGCCGGAAGACAAACCCCGATACCTGATGGGCGTGGGGACGCATAAGGAAATGGTGCGGGCGATCGCCGCTGGGGTAGACTTGTTTGACTGCGTGATTCCCACCCGGCTGGCGCGGCATGGGGCGGCGCTGGTGCAGGGCGATCGCTGGAATTTGAAAAACAACCGCTTCCGCCGCGATTTCACGCCGCTAGACGATACCTGCCCCTGCTACACCTGCCAAAATTTCACCCGCGCCTACCTCAGCCACCTGCTCCACGCCCGCGAAATTCTGGCGTTTACGCTGATTTCGATTCACAACATCACGGAACTGGTGCGCTTTACCCAGCGGATTCGAGACGCAATTCTGGGCGATCGCTTTCACACCGAATTTGCCGAGTGGCTGGGGCAAGACTAG
- a CDS encoding M48 family metallopeptidase, translated as MPVYPGISSEAFRHPLDQQAEQALRSVPGFDLVARRFVEFVYERPRQVFLLGNAIEVGPRQYSTLFQLFRECLRSLDISPEPTLFVSQSPMVNAYALGQDRPCVVLSTALLDLSDEAELKAVLAHELGHLKCGHSTLNQMASWAITAASGLAEMTFGLSSLVSTGLILAFYEWLRKAELSADRAALLVMDDVKPVLQNMMKLAGGSSRYAHELSLEEFSRQSERYQNLDQDGINQVYKFLLYNNLSQGFFQTHPFTVERVHFLKEWSESEELRQIRAGNYRRAGEPTVNVEPPSPSTNPPAGEADVERLRREVADLQREIDRIRRSRSE; from the coding sequence ATGCCCGTCTATCCCGGAATCTCCAGCGAAGCCTTCCGTCACCCGCTCGATCAGCAGGCCGAGCAAGCCCTCCGCAGCGTGCCAGGGTTTGACCTGGTGGCGCGGCGGTTTGTGGAATTTGTCTACGAACGGCCGCGCCAGGTTTTTCTGTTGGGCAATGCGATTGAGGTCGGCCCACGGCAATATTCCACGCTGTTTCAACTGTTTCGGGAATGCCTGCGATCGCTCGACATTTCCCCAGAGCCGACGCTGTTTGTGTCGCAGTCGCCGATGGTGAACGCCTACGCCCTGGGACAAGATCGGCCCTGCGTCGTGCTGAGCACGGCCTTGCTAGACCTGAGCGATGAGGCTGAGCTAAAAGCTGTGCTGGCTCATGAGCTGGGGCATCTGAAATGTGGACACTCGACGCTCAACCAGATGGCGAGCTGGGCAATCACTGCGGCATCGGGGCTGGCGGAAATGACCTTCGGGCTGAGCAGCCTCGTCAGCACGGGGCTAATCCTGGCGTTTTACGAATGGCTGCGGAAGGCGGAACTGTCGGCGGATCGGGCGGCGCTGCTGGTGATGGACGACGTGAAGCCCGTGCTGCAAAACATGATGAAGCTGGCGGGCGGCAGCAGTCGCTATGCCCACGAGCTAAGCCTGGAAGAGTTTTCGCGCCAGTCGGAGCGCTACCAAAACCTGGATCAAGACGGCATCAACCAGGTTTATAAATTTCTGCTCTATAACAACCTGTCACAGGGATTTTTTCAGACGCATCCGTTCACCGTGGAGCGGGTGCATTTTCTGAAGGAATGGTCGGAATCGGAAGAACTGCGGCAGATTCGGGCGGGCAACTATCGTCGAGCGGGAGAGCCGACGGTGAATGTAGAACCGCCATCGCCCAGCACTAACCCGCCTGCTGGTGAGGCGGACGTGGAGCGGCTACGGCGTGAAGTCGCAGATTTGCAGCGGGAGATTGACCGAATTCGGCGATCGCGCTCAGAGTAG